One Mycolicibacterium sp. TUM20985 genomic window, AGGTGGCTGAACAGTGAGTGACGGCGAGGTCGGGGAAGCTCAGATCACCGACGTTCCGACGGCGTTCGATCACTCCGTGGTGCTTCTCGACGTCCGCGAGGACGACGAATGGCAGCGCGGCCACGCCGAGGGCGCGCAGCACATTCCGATGGGTGACGTCCCGGCCCGTATCGCCGAGATCGACACCGACGCCACGCTCTTCGTGGTGTGCCACGTAGGCGGCCGATCACAGCGGGTCGCGCAGTATCTCGCCCGTAACGGATACGAGCCGCTCAACGTGGCCGGGGGAATGCTGGCGTGGGCGCAGGCCGGACGTCCGGTCGTCACCGACGACGGCTCTGCGGGCACGGTCTGACGGACCGTAGGCTGTTTTCGTGATCCAGGTCTGTTCACGGTGCGGCACGCGTTGGAACGTGCGCGACCGTCAGCGTGACTGGTGCCCGCGCTGTCAAGGCTCGCTGCTGGCACCGACGGACGCACCCGAGCCGCAGTGGTCGACCCGACCGTCCAACGTCGCGCAGCCGGGTGCCGGTGGGGCGCCGCCGCGCCTGCCCACCGGGTACCGCTGGATCGCCGTCCGGCCGGGTGCCCCACCACGGGCCCGCCCCGCCCGTCGCCCACTGGGGCCGACGCCCCGCTACTCGGTGATTCCGCGGTGGGGTCTGCAAGACCGGTTCGACGCGGGGGCACCCGCCCAGGAGGTGGAGCCGCCGCGGACGTCGACGCGGATGGTGCAGGGCACGCTGCTGATCACGATGTTCGCGCTCGCCTTCGCCGTGGTGATCCACATCGCCAACTACGCGCTGTTGCTCTACAACCGCTCGACCCTGCTGAACCCGATCGTCGCCGGGGTGGCGACGTGGGCGGGGGTCGCCGCCAGCGTGGTGGTCTTCTTCGCGTTGATCGCCACCACCGTGGTGCTGACCGGCTGGCTGATCACCCGCCGGGCCGTCGCCTTCGCCCAGCACGAGGTGCCGGATCCCCGCCCGCCGTGGCAGCTGTGGCTGGGCTGCCTGCTGCCGCTGGTCAACCTGTTCTGGGCGCCGGTGTTCGTGATCGAACTGGCCAGGGTCGAAGGTCGCCTGGCGTGGCTGCGGAGCCGCATCGCGCTGTGGTGGTGCGCCTGGCTGGTCAGCTTCGTCGTGTCGGTGTTCTCGTTCGCGACGAGCTTCACGCGCGACGCGCAGGGCATCGCCAACAACACGGTCACCGTCATCATCGCCTACCTCACGGCGCTCGTCGCGCTGCTTTTTGCCGCGAAGATGTACCGCGCCTTCGAGCACCAGGCCGTCGACCGGCCGGTAAAGCGGTGGGTGATCGTCCCCGACGAGCCGCAACGGACACCACCGCCGGACACCGAAGCGCCCGACGATGCGGCGGATTCCGCGCGTCGAGTTGAGTCCGGCCAGAAAGAACCGGCAGCATAGGGGCATGACTTCGGCCGACGGAGCACACGGCGGCCACCCGTTCGTGGTGGCGCACCGTGGGGCATCGGCAGAACGCCCCGAGCACACGATCGCCGCCTACGACCTTGCGTTGCGGGAGGGCGCCGACGGTGTCGAGTGCGACGTGCGGCTGACACGCGACGGCCACCTGGTCTGCGTTCACGATCGGCGGGTCGACCGGACGTCGAACGGCACCGGTCTGGTCAGCGAGATGACACTCGCCGAGCTGCGTGAATTGGACTACGGCGCTTGGCATTCGAGCGCGCAATCGGGCCGTGGCCACGGCGATACCGGCTTGCTCACCTTCGACGACCTGGTCAAGCTGGTCCTCGATTGGCACCGCCCCGTCAAGATCTTCGTCGAGACCAAGCATCCCGTGCGGTACGGCGCGTTGGTGGAGAGCAAGGTGCTCGCGCTGCTGCACCGGTACGGCATCGCCGCCCCGGCGTCGGCCGACCTGGCCCGCGCGGTCGTGATCTCCTTTTCGGCGGCCGCGGTGTGGCGGATCCGTCGCGCGGCTCCGATGCTGCCCACGGTGCTGCTCGGTGACACGTCCCACTATCTGGGTGGCAGTGCTGCGACCACCGTCGGCGCCACCGCGGTGGGACCGTCGATCGCCACCCTGCGCGAGCATCCGGAGCTCGTCGACCGGGCGGCCGCCCACGGCCGGGCGCTGTACTGCTGGACGGTCGACCACTACGAAGACGTCCGCTACTGCCGCGA contains:
- a CDS encoding rhodanese-like domain-containing protein, whose translation is MSDGEVGEAQITDVPTAFDHSVVLLDVREDDEWQRGHAEGAQHIPMGDVPARIAEIDTDATLFVVCHVGGRSQRVAQYLARNGYEPLNVAGGMLAWAQAGRPVVTDDGSAGTV
- a CDS encoding DUF4328 domain-containing protein, with protein sequence MIQVCSRCGTRWNVRDRQRDWCPRCQGSLLAPTDAPEPQWSTRPSNVAQPGAGGAPPRLPTGYRWIAVRPGAPPRARPARRPLGPTPRYSVIPRWGLQDRFDAGAPAQEVEPPRTSTRMVQGTLLITMFALAFAVVIHIANYALLLYNRSTLLNPIVAGVATWAGVAASVVVFFALIATTVVLTGWLITRRAVAFAQHEVPDPRPPWQLWLGCLLPLVNLFWAPVFVIELARVEGRLAWLRSRIALWWCAWLVSFVVSVFSFATSFTRDAQGIANNTVTVIIAYLTALVALLFAAKMYRAFEHQAVDRPVKRWVIVPDEPQRTPPPDTEAPDDAADSARRVESGQKEPAA
- a CDS encoding glycerophosphodiester phosphodiesterase, which translates into the protein MTSADGAHGGHPFVVAHRGASAERPEHTIAAYDLALREGADGVECDVRLTRDGHLVCVHDRRVDRTSNGTGLVSEMTLAELRELDYGAWHSSAQSGRGHGDTGLLTFDDLVKLVLDWHRPVKIFVETKHPVRYGALVESKVLALLHRYGIAAPASADLARAVVISFSAAAVWRIRRAAPMLPTVLLGDTSHYLGGSAATTVGATAVGPSIATLREHPELVDRAAAHGRALYCWTVDHYEDVRYCRDVGVAWVATNHPGRTKDWLQHGLTEAGLDQPDG